The proteins below come from a single Papaver somniferum cultivar HN1 chromosome 11, ASM357369v1, whole genome shotgun sequence genomic window:
- the LOC113320201 gene encoding protein IQ-DOMAIN 1-like — protein sequence MGKKGKWFTAVKRAFGSESKEKKEQRRNKNKFGKQKQEDLSSLTVENEPTPPPPSPPPQEEIKVLEIEDEQATNAHKLALASAAAAEAAVAAAQAAAEVVRLTSAAASRESGRLNKDAAATKIQTAFRCYLARRTLRALRGLARLKTLMDGQSVKRQATTTLRCMQTLARVQSQIRARRIRMSEENQALQKQLQQKHEKELETMKASMGDDWDVSAQSKEQLEAKQIHKQEAAMRRERALAYAFSHQQTLRNSGKAGNPTFMDPNNPHWGWSWLERWMAARPWECRSLAENKEPNSDQGSVKSVSRAPGAADISKVLARRDPDKASPTAQKLNGISNRNSVSTPPSKATSPVSVARKLKPASPRSNGAWTPDEDSRSVASVQSDKPRRNSVAGSSVRDDEGLASPPAFLPSYMAPTASAKARTRLQSPLGIEKSETATPERGPVESAKKRLSFSGSPKSAVGQQRRYSGPPKVDNSPPMKDIAVHTEQLSVGSGGKSNR from the exons ATGGGGAAAAAAGGGAAATGGTTTACAGCGGTAAAGAGGGCATTTGGTTCTGAATCCAAGGAGAAGAAAGAACAG AGGAGAAATAAGAACAAGTTTGGGAAACAAAAACAGGAAGATCTATCTTCGTTGACGGTAGAAAATgagccaacaccaccaccaccatctcctccacctcAAGAGGAAATTAAAGTATTGGAAATTGAGGATGAGCAGGCCACTAATGCGCATAAGCTTGCACTTGCCAGCGCTGCAGCAGCTGAGGCAGCCGTTGCCGCTGCACAGGCTGCTGCCGAGGTTGTTAGACTTACAAGTGCAGCGGCTTCGCGAGAATCTGGGAGATTGAACAAAGATGCCGCTGCAACTAAGATTCAAACAGCATTCCGGTGTTATCTG GCGAGGAGGACCTTAAGAGCACTAAGAGGGTTGGCTAGGTTGAAGACGTTGATGGATGGACAATCTGTCAAAAGACAGGCCACCACCACCTTAAGGTGCATGCAAACTCTAGCTCGTGTGCAGTCTCAAATCCGTGCAAGGAGAATCAGAATGTCTGAGGAGAACCAGGCTCTACAGAAGCAACTCCAGcaaaaacatgaaaaagagcTCGAGACTATGAAGGCTTCT ATGGGAGATGATTGGGATGTCAGCGCGCAATCTAAAGAGCAACTTGAAGCAAAACAGATACACAAACAAGAGGCTGCTATGAGAAGGGAAAGAGCATTGGCGTATGCTTTTTCTCACCAG CAAACATTGAGGAACTCTGGTAAAGCTGGGAACCCAACATTCATGGACCCAAACAATCCTCACTGGGGATGGAGTTGGTTAGAGAGATGGATGGCAGCGCGCCCATGGGAGTGCCGAAGTTTAGCAGAGAATAAAGAGCCCAACAGTGATCAAGGATCTGTAAAGAGCGTAAGCCGTGCCCCAGGAGCTGCAGATATCAGTAAAGTTCTTGCTCGACGTGATCCTGATAAAGCTTCCCCAACAGCTCAAAAACTGAACGGCATATCCAACCGCAATTCAGTCTCAACTCCCCCATCAAAGGCAACATCTCCAGTATCAGTAGCCAGGAAACTGAAACCCGCAAGTCCCCGCAGCAATGGTGCATGGACCCCAGACGAGGATTCACGCAGTGTAGCCAGCGTGCAATCAGACAAGCCAAGACGTAACAGCGTTGCTGGTTCTTCAGTGCGCGACGACGAGGGCTTGGCTAGTCCACCGGCTTTCCTCCCTAGTTACATGGCTCCCACTGCCTCAGCAAAAGCCAGAACCAGACTGCAAAGCCCCTTAGGAATTGAAAAGAGCGAGACAGCGACACCGGAAAGAGGACCAGTAGAATCAGCAAAGAAACGACTATCGTTCTCAGGATCCCCGAAAAGTGCAGTGGGACAGCAAAGAAGATATTCAGGACCTCCAAAGGTAGACAACAGTCCTCCTATGAAAGACATTGCAGTGCACACTGAACAATTGAGTGTGGGCAGTGGAGGAAAGAGCAACAGATAG